The following coding sequences lie in one Arachis hypogaea cultivar Tifrunner chromosome 9, arahy.Tifrunner.gnm2.J5K5, whole genome shotgun sequence genomic window:
- the LOC112712229 gene encoding serine/threonine-protein kinase STY46 isoform X2 — translation MLMVAMHDNDTCATATATDTGLNHHVPPAPSTASTSSSPAHTRQQRQRLEVYNEVLRRLKDSGVSEAMQPGFDDQLWNHFNRLPARYALDVNVERAADVLMHKRLLHLAHDPVNRPAIEVRLVQVPPVTDANSAYTVQSDAIENESYQSSPKYSSGQSIHPPPAFGSSPNLEALALEASNPEEMDEEHSVHASAQYSRPMHEITFSTDDKPKLLSQLTALLAEIGLNIQEAHAFSTTDGYSLDVFVVDGWPYDETEKLKTALEKEVIKIERRSMSSRQSVSSVGEDEEARMKSESDQLNIPNDGTDVWEIDPKHLKIGTQIASGSYGELFKGIYCSQEVAIKILKPEHVNSDLQREFVQEVYIMRKVRHKNVVQFIGACTKPPRLCIVTEFMSGGSVYDYLHKRKGSFKFPTLLKVAIDVAKGMNYLHQHEIIHRDLKAANLLMDENGIVKVADFGVARVKAQSGVMTAETGTYRWMAPEVIEHKPYDHKADVFSFGIVLWELLTGKLPYEYLTPLQAAIGVVQKGLRPTIPKNTHPNFVELLERSWQQDPTLRPDFAEIIEILQQLAKEVGDEGEERRKDKTGGFLSVLRRGHH, via the exons ATGCTGATGGTGGCGATGCACGACAACGATACCTGCGCCACAGCCACCGCCACCGACACGGGATTGAACCACCACGTTCCTCCCGCTCCGTCCACTGCCTCCACCTCCTCCTCGCCGGCGCACACCCGCCAGCAGCGCCAGAGGCTCGAAGTCTACAATGAGGTCCTTCGCCGCCTCAAGGATTCCGGCGTCTCCGAAGCTATGCAGCCTGGCTTCGACGATCAGCTCTGGAACCACTTCAACCGCCTCCCCGCACG GTACGCGCTGGATGTGAATGTTGAGAGAGCCGCGGATGTTCTTATGCACAAGAGATTGCTGCATTTGGCTCACGATCCTGTTAATAGGCCTGCAATTGAAGTTCGCTTAGTACAG GTTCCTCCTGTAACTGATGCAAACTCAGCTTATACTGTCCAGTCGGATGCAATTGAAAATGAATCATATCAAAGCTCCCCAAAGTACTCTAGCGGACAGAG tataCATCCACCTCCTGCTTTTGGTTCTTCTCCTAATCTTGAAGCACTGGCTCTTGAAGCAAGTAATCCTGAAGAAATGGATGAGGAACATTCTGTACATGCCAGTGCACAATATTCACG GCCCATGCATGAAATCACCTTCTCAACTGATGACAAACCAAAGCTTCTCAGTCAG TTAACTGCTTTGCTTGCTGAGATTGGACTGAACATCCAAGAGGCCCATGCCTTTTCCACAACTGATGGCTACTCGTTAGATGTGTTTGTTGTTGATGGATGGCCCTATGAT GAAACAGAGAAGCTTAAAACAGCGTTGGAAAAGGAGGTCATAAAGATTGAG AGGAGGTCAATGTCGAGTAGGCAATCAGTATCTTCTGTTGGCGAAGATGAAGAAGCAAGGATGAAAAGTGAATCTGATCAGTTGAATATACCTAACGATGGGACAGATGTTTGGGAGATAGATCCCAAGCATTTGAAAATTGGAACTCAAATTGCGTCTGGGTCATATGGTGAACT ATTTAAAGGTATATATTGTAGCCAGGAAGTAGCCATTAAAATTCTCAAGCCTGAGCATGTAAATTCAGATTTGCAGAGAGAGTTTGTGCAGGAAGTGTACATCATGAG AAAGGTTCGACACAAAAATGTTGTACAATTTATAGGAGCTTGTACCAAGCCCCCACGCTTATGCATAGTTACAG AATTTATGTCCGGTGGTAGTGTGTATGACTACTTACATAAGCGGAAGGGTAGTTTCAAATTTCCTACCTTGCTCAAAGTTGCAATTGATGTTGCTAAAGGAATGAACTACTTGCACCAGCATGAGATAATCCATAGAGATTTGAAAGCTGCCAATCTTTTGATGGATGAAAATGGT ATTGTAAAAGTTGCTGATTTTGGGGTTGCTAGAGTTAAAGCTCAGTCAGGAGTTATGACAGCAGAAACTGGAACGTATCGGTGGATGGCTCCAGAA GTTATAGAACACAAGCCGTACGATCACAAGGCTGATGTATTTAGTTTTGGAATTGTTTTATGGGAGTTGCTTACTGGAAAG ctTCCCTACGAATATTTGACACCTCTACAAGCAGCAATAGGAGTGGTTCAAAAG GGTTTACGACCAACCATCCCCAAGAACACACATCCAAACTTTGTTGAGCTTCTTGAGAGGTCTTGGCAGCAAGATCCTACGTTGAGACCCGATTTTGCAGAAATCATTGAGATCTTGCAGCAGTTAGCTAAGGAG GTTGGGGATGAAGGAGAGGAGCGGCGCAAGGATAAAACGGGAGGATTTCTGTCTGTTCTTAGAAGAGGTCATCACTGA
- the LOC112712229 gene encoding serine/threonine-protein kinase STY46 isoform X1, which produces MLMVAMHDNDTCATATATDTGLNHHVPPAPSTASTSSSPAHTRQQRQRLEVYNEVLRRLKDSGVSEAMQPGFDDQLWNHFNRLPARYALDVNVERAADVLMHKRLLHLAHDPVNRPAIEVRLVQVPPVTDANSAYTVQSDAIENESYQSSPKYSSGQSIHPPPAFGSSPNLEALALEASNPEEMDEEHSVHASAQYSRPMHEITFSTDDKPKLLSQLTALLAEIGLNIQEAHAFSTTDGYSLDVFVVDGWPYDETEKLKTALEKEVIKIERRSMSSRQSVSSVGEDEEARMKSESDQLNIPNDGTDVWEIDPKHLKIGTQIASGSYGELFKGIYCSQEVAIKILKPEHVNSDLQREFVQEVYIMRKVRHKNVVQFIGACTKPPRLCIVTEFMSGGSVYDYLHKRKGSFKFPTLLKVAIDVAKGMNYLHQHEIIHRDLKAANLLMDENGVRCFVQPAFCIVKVADFGVARVKAQSGVMTAETGTYRWMAPEVIEHKPYDHKADVFSFGIVLWELLTGKLPYEYLTPLQAAIGVVQKGLRPTIPKNTHPNFVELLERSWQQDPTLRPDFAEIIEILQQLAKEVGDEGEERRKDKTGGFLSVLRRGHH; this is translated from the exons ATGCTGATGGTGGCGATGCACGACAACGATACCTGCGCCACAGCCACCGCCACCGACACGGGATTGAACCACCACGTTCCTCCCGCTCCGTCCACTGCCTCCACCTCCTCCTCGCCGGCGCACACCCGCCAGCAGCGCCAGAGGCTCGAAGTCTACAATGAGGTCCTTCGCCGCCTCAAGGATTCCGGCGTCTCCGAAGCTATGCAGCCTGGCTTCGACGATCAGCTCTGGAACCACTTCAACCGCCTCCCCGCACG GTACGCGCTGGATGTGAATGTTGAGAGAGCCGCGGATGTTCTTATGCACAAGAGATTGCTGCATTTGGCTCACGATCCTGTTAATAGGCCTGCAATTGAAGTTCGCTTAGTACAG GTTCCTCCTGTAACTGATGCAAACTCAGCTTATACTGTCCAGTCGGATGCAATTGAAAATGAATCATATCAAAGCTCCCCAAAGTACTCTAGCGGACAGAG tataCATCCACCTCCTGCTTTTGGTTCTTCTCCTAATCTTGAAGCACTGGCTCTTGAAGCAAGTAATCCTGAAGAAATGGATGAGGAACATTCTGTACATGCCAGTGCACAATATTCACG GCCCATGCATGAAATCACCTTCTCAACTGATGACAAACCAAAGCTTCTCAGTCAG TTAACTGCTTTGCTTGCTGAGATTGGACTGAACATCCAAGAGGCCCATGCCTTTTCCACAACTGATGGCTACTCGTTAGATGTGTTTGTTGTTGATGGATGGCCCTATGAT GAAACAGAGAAGCTTAAAACAGCGTTGGAAAAGGAGGTCATAAAGATTGAG AGGAGGTCAATGTCGAGTAGGCAATCAGTATCTTCTGTTGGCGAAGATGAAGAAGCAAGGATGAAAAGTGAATCTGATCAGTTGAATATACCTAACGATGGGACAGATGTTTGGGAGATAGATCCCAAGCATTTGAAAATTGGAACTCAAATTGCGTCTGGGTCATATGGTGAACT ATTTAAAGGTATATATTGTAGCCAGGAAGTAGCCATTAAAATTCTCAAGCCTGAGCATGTAAATTCAGATTTGCAGAGAGAGTTTGTGCAGGAAGTGTACATCATGAG AAAGGTTCGACACAAAAATGTTGTACAATTTATAGGAGCTTGTACCAAGCCCCCACGCTTATGCATAGTTACAG AATTTATGTCCGGTGGTAGTGTGTATGACTACTTACATAAGCGGAAGGGTAGTTTCAAATTTCCTACCTTGCTCAAAGTTGCAATTGATGTTGCTAAAGGAATGAACTACTTGCACCAGCATGAGATAATCCATAGAGATTTGAAAGCTGCCAATCTTTTGATGGATGAAAATGGTGTACGATGTTTCGTTCAACCTGCTTTTTGT ATTGTAAAAGTTGCTGATTTTGGGGTTGCTAGAGTTAAAGCTCAGTCAGGAGTTATGACAGCAGAAACTGGAACGTATCGGTGGATGGCTCCAGAA GTTATAGAACACAAGCCGTACGATCACAAGGCTGATGTATTTAGTTTTGGAATTGTTTTATGGGAGTTGCTTACTGGAAAG ctTCCCTACGAATATTTGACACCTCTACAAGCAGCAATAGGAGTGGTTCAAAAG GGTTTACGACCAACCATCCCCAAGAACACACATCCAAACTTTGTTGAGCTTCTTGAGAGGTCTTGGCAGCAAGATCCTACGTTGAGACCCGATTTTGCAGAAATCATTGAGATCTTGCAGCAGTTAGCTAAGGAG GTTGGGGATGAAGGAGAGGAGCGGCGCAAGGATAAAACGGGAGGATTTCTGTCTGTTCTTAGAAGAGGTCATCACTGA